The Methanocorpusculum vombati genome segment TTTCGGACGGTTGTTGTACATCCCAACCGTCACCTGTGTGCACTTCTCCTCCATCTCCCGGAGCATAATTTCATCCATTTTCCGGCCGAACGCCTCATCGTACACGAATGCATCCGTTTCAAAGTTCAGTTTGAAACTGCGGATGTCCCAGTTTGCCGTACCGATCGCAGACGCTACGCCGTCGATGATCGCCGTCTTGCTGTGAATGAACCCGTTATCGTAGGTGTAGCCTTTAGCTCCTGCCCGGATCAGATCTCCGAGATACGAGTAGCTTGCCCAGTACACGAACGGATGATCCGGTTTGCAGGGGATGACGATCCGCACATCAATACCGGACCGAACCGCCATCAGAAGAGAGGTGAAGATCGTCTCATCCGGAATGAAATACGGCGAGTGGATGTAGATGGATTTGCGGGCGTGCCCGATCAGGCTGACGAATCCTGCATAGATTGCCCGGCCGGAAGAGTCCGGGCCGGATGAGGCAATCTGCACGCCCGAAGTACCGTACGGGAGATTGAGTGCTTCCATCGGGTAATACGGGCAGTTTTTGCTGACCGTTACGGGCGCGTCCGGAACCGCATAGTTCCAGTCCATGATGAACCGCGTCTGCAGACCGGCAACCGCTCCGCCGTGAAGCCGCAGATGTGTGTCGCGCCAGTAGCCGAACGGGCCTTTGCCAAGATATTCGTCACCGATGTTGAACCCGCCGATGAATCCGGTTTTTCCGTCCACGACGAGAATTTTCCGGTGATTGCGGAAGTTGATGCGGGTGTTGAGGAACGGAATTTTGAGCGGGAAAAAGATCGCAACCTGCCCGCCTGCTGCCCGGAGGTTTGCAAAGAACTCATGTTTTACCTTCTGCACCCCGACCGCATCAAAGAGCACCCGCACCTCAACACCTGCTGCTGCACGCTCGGCAAGGAGATCAATGATCTCGCGGCCGAGTTCGTCACCCCGCAGAATATAGTATTCCATGTGGATGTGATGCTCGGCGGATTTGATCGCTTCCTTGAATGCCGCGAACTTGTCCTCACCGTGGACATAGACATCAACTGCATTGTTGTCCGAGTAGGCGGCGTTGTCCTGATTGAGAAGAAGCGCCATGGTGCTGTCGAACCGTTCGATCCCCGGCGGCAGGTTCATGTCCTTTTCGAGAATTTTCCGGTACTGATCCTGTGCAACCCCGGCGATGCCTTCATCCGCGGTGGTCTTTTTGCTGAAGATATGTTCGCCGTACAGGTGTCTGCCGAAGAACAGATACACGACGAAGCCGACAATCGGCAGGAAGAGAATCAGGAGCAGCC includes the following:
- the cls gene encoding cardiolipin synthase, which gives rise to MFDLLLNLIAEGVAWFFILIILLVDIGACITLLFLERRNPQVVAGWLLLILFLPIVGFVVYLFFGRHLYGEHIFSKKTTADEGIAGVAQDQYRKILEKDMNLPPGIERFDSTMALLLNQDNAAYSDNNAVDVYVHGEDKFAAFKEAIKSAEHHIHMEYYILRGDELGREIIDLLAERAAAGVEVRVLFDAVGVQKVKHEFFANLRAAGGQVAIFFPLKIPFLNTRINFRNHRKILVVDGKTGFIGGFNIGDEYLGKGPFGYWRDTHLRLHGGAVAGLQTRFIMDWNYAVPDAPVTVSKNCPYYPMEALNLPYGTSGVQIASSGPDSSGRAIYAGFVSLIGHARKSIYIHSPYFIPDETIFTSLLMAVRSGIDVRIVIPCKPDHPFVYWASYSYLGDLIRAGAKGYTYDNGFIHSKTAIIDGVASAIGTANWDIRSFKLNFETDAFVYDEAFGRKMDEIMLREMEEKCTQVTVGMYNNRPKWIKFKEGICRLVSPLL